One part of the Saprospiraceae bacterium genome encodes these proteins:
- a CDS encoding helix-turn-helix transcriptional regulator: protein MKKKSNVKTLDQFVNEQFGKKGTTIRDKHDKGYESFKLGILLQQARLEKGLTQEELADRCGTNKGYISKIENDIKEVRISTLQKIVELGLGGQLKLSIKL from the coding sequence ATGAAAAAGAAAAGTAATGTAAAGACTTTAGATCAATTTGTAAACGAACAATTTGGAAAAAAAGGAACCACAATACGAGACAAACACGACAAGGGTTATGAATCTTTCAAGCTTGGCATATTATTACAACAGGCGAGATTAGAAAAAGGACTTACTCAAGAAGAATTAGCTGATCGATGTGGCACAAACAAAGGTTATATATCTAAAATAGAAAATGATATCAAAGAGGTTCGTATTTCTACTTTGCAGAAGATAGTTGAATTGGGCTTAGGTGGACAACT